One window of Stigmatella aurantiaca genomic DNA carries:
- a CDS encoding RNA polymerase sigma factor translates to MRPNEREAWERRIHDLWRQGEVGTAVEVALSAYRPEYLKLLNSILHDRERSQEAYSSLSEALLRDLPAFRWECSFRTWSYRVARNVGYRLLASPMRREQPVSHGAFAHEVQPERSGTDPWLRTQVKDHFRALREQLHPHEQRILTLRVDQRMSWTEVARAMAGSDESLNTADLMRRATVLRQQFQRIKNRLRELAEQDGLLSQEDQPL, encoded by the coding sequence ATGAGGCCGAACGAGCGCGAGGCATGGGAGCGGCGCATCCATGACCTCTGGAGGCAAGGAGAGGTGGGAACCGCCGTCGAAGTAGCCCTCTCGGCCTATAGGCCGGAGTACTTGAAGCTCCTGAATTCAATCCTCCACGATCGGGAACGGAGCCAGGAAGCCTACAGCTCCCTGAGCGAGGCCCTGCTGAGAGACTTGCCAGCCTTCCGCTGGGAGTGCTCGTTTCGGACTTGGTCGTACCGAGTGGCCCGCAACGTTGGCTATCGCCTCCTCGCTTCGCCGATGAGACGCGAGCAGCCCGTGAGCCATGGGGCCTTCGCGCACGAGGTTCAGCCCGAACGCTCCGGGACTGATCCTTGGCTCCGGACGCAGGTCAAGGACCACTTCCGAGCCTTGCGCGAGCAGCTCCATCCCCATGAACAACGAATCCTGACGCTCCGAGTAGACCAGCGGATGTCCTGGACCGAGGTAGCAAGGGCGATGGCAGGCTCAGATGAGTCCCTGAACACTGCGGACCTCATGCGCCGGGCGACCGTCCTGCGTCAGCAGTTCCAGCGGATCAAAAACCGCCTCCGGGAGCTCGCCGAGCAGGACGGCCTGCTCTCTCAGGAGGATCAACCCTTGTAG
- a CDS encoding polyprenyl synthetase family protein: MKEYLRGGRAHEGFDALVADYPERGGRSLRASLCLATARAFGARPSEALNSAVALELLHNAFLVHDDVEDESEARRGSPTLHLRHGVPIAVNVGDALAVLSLRPLIENVEALGSRLALRVLEEAERMARESVEGQALELWWRQHNVIELGEADYLRMVLKKTCWYSTIYPLRVGALIGTRDGVGLDRYLRFGFFVGAAFQIQDDLLNLVGDEARYGKEINGDILEGKRTLMLIHLLGAANAEERVLLSRMLGSPRAARTLEDIRWVRERMDRYGSIEYARQVAHGLAGAALHEFSLAYGDLPDSPDKRFIEALPTWVLERT; the protein is encoded by the coding sequence ATGAAGGAGTACCTTCGGGGCGGACGAGCCCATGAGGGGTTCGACGCGCTCGTGGCGGATTATCCCGAGAGGGGAGGACGCTCGCTCCGGGCCAGCCTCTGTCTCGCCACCGCGCGCGCATTCGGGGCCCGCCCCTCGGAAGCCCTGAACTCTGCAGTGGCCCTTGAACTGCTCCACAACGCCTTCCTCGTCCACGACGACGTGGAAGACGAGAGCGAGGCGAGGCGAGGGAGCCCCACCCTGCATTTGCGCCACGGGGTCCCCATCGCAGTCAACGTGGGGGACGCGCTGGCCGTCCTGAGCCTGCGCCCGCTCATCGAGAATGTCGAAGCGTTGGGCTCTCGACTCGCCCTGCGGGTTCTGGAAGAGGCAGAGCGTATGGCTCGCGAGTCCGTAGAGGGGCAAGCGCTCGAACTTTGGTGGCGCCAGCATAATGTCATCGAGCTGGGGGAGGCCGACTATCTGCGAATGGTCCTGAAGAAGACCTGCTGGTACAGCACCATCTACCCACTGCGAGTGGGCGCCCTCATCGGCACGCGTGATGGAGTGGGGCTCGACCGCTACCTCCGCTTCGGTTTCTTCGTTGGCGCCGCCTTCCAGATCCAAGATGATCTCTTGAACCTCGTGGGCGACGAGGCTCGCTACGGCAAGGAAATCAACGGCGACATCCTGGAGGGCAAGCGTACGCTGATGCTCATCCATCTGCTCGGCGCCGCGAATGCGGAGGAGCGCGTCCTGCTGTCGCGCATGCTCGGCTCTCCACGCGCTGCGCGGACCTTAGAGGACATTCGTTGGGTCCGGGAGCGGATGGACCGGTACGGCTCGATAGAATACGCGCGGCAGGTGGCCCACGGGCTTGCCGGGGCCGCGCTCCACGAGTTCTCGCTGGCCTACGGCGACCTGCCTGACTCGCCGGACAAGCGCTTCATCGAGGCGCTGCCCACCTGGGTGCTTGAGCGGACTTGA
- a CDS encoding FAD-dependent oxidoreductase encodes MSRLLKLGQFATLAAVVEALGLMEGVLGRLRRYPENLLLQFHDTVASALRSQFERLVTGDDELRRLWEIIDLVLAVVRGTLRSGLLNDPRGFDAINDYDCREWLRLHGASEGSINSAFVRALYDLAFAYEEGDVKRPAIAAGQALRGALRAFFTYRGAFFWKMRAGMGDVVFAPFYEVLTRRGVRFEFFHRLESVRLVDPARLGVGEHPYVEALEFDVQAEVLGGGEYQPLVDVRGLPCWPAQPDYRQLVDGERLRQEGWKFESHWDRRKVRSRTLRMGEDFDLAILGVGGGAVRHVCRELVERDARWRQMVERVKSVPTQAFQIWMSAGMRELGWTEPPINISGFIEPFDTWADMSHLASEESWPRAPRSIAYFCSVLPDPPEEERDSPNFPEAQHERVRRHCVHFLNKDIVHLWPWACRVPGEFRWDLLMDPGGQPDATPLAEGEERFRSQYWTANVSPTDRYTLSLPGSLRFRVSPLDNTYDNLTVAGDWTDCGFNEGCVEAAVMSGRLAAHAISGAPRLDEIIGFDHP; translated from the coding sequence ATGTCGCGCCTGCTCAAGCTGGGCCAGTTCGCGACGCTGGCCGCCGTGGTGGAGGCCCTTGGGCTCATGGAGGGCGTGCTCGGGAGGCTGCGCCGCTACCCAGAGAATCTGCTCCTCCAGTTCCATGACACGGTCGCCTCGGCTCTTCGCAGCCAATTCGAGCGCTTGGTCACGGGCGATGATGAACTGCGTCGCCTCTGGGAGATCATCGACCTGGTGCTGGCGGTTGTCAGGGGCACACTTCGCTCCGGGCTCCTGAATGATCCCCGAGGGTTCGACGCTATCAACGACTACGACTGCCGGGAGTGGCTGCGCCTCCATGGAGCCTCTGAGGGCTCGATCAACAGCGCTTTCGTCCGGGCGCTCTATGATCTCGCCTTTGCCTACGAGGAGGGCGATGTGAAGCGGCCCGCAATCGCCGCCGGGCAGGCCTTGCGTGGTGCCCTCCGCGCCTTCTTCACCTACCGCGGCGCCTTCTTTTGGAAGATGCGGGCGGGGATGGGGGACGTGGTCTTCGCCCCTTTCTACGAGGTGTTGACGCGGCGAGGCGTCCGGTTCGAGTTCTTCCACAGGCTGGAGAGTGTCCGGCTCGTGGACCCGGCACGGCTCGGAGTGGGGGAGCACCCGTATGTAGAGGCACTCGAGTTCGACGTGCAGGCCGAGGTGCTCGGGGGAGGTGAGTACCAGCCGCTCGTCGACGTGCGAGGGCTGCCCTGCTGGCCCGCGCAGCCCGACTACCGGCAGCTCGTAGACGGCGAGCGGCTCCGGCAGGAGGGGTGGAAGTTCGAGTCTCACTGGGATCGGCGGAAGGTGAGGAGCCGGACCCTGCGCATGGGCGAGGATTTCGATCTCGCCATCCTCGGGGTGGGCGGCGGGGCGGTCCGTCACGTGTGCAGGGAACTGGTGGAACGGGATGCTCGCTGGCGCCAGATGGTCGAGCGCGTCAAGTCTGTGCCGACCCAGGCCTTCCAGATCTGGATGAGCGCCGGGATGAGGGAACTCGGATGGACTGAGCCGCCGATCAACATCTCGGGCTTCATCGAGCCCTTCGATACATGGGCGGACATGTCCCACCTCGCTTCGGAGGAGAGCTGGCCCCGGGCTCCTCGTTCCATCGCCTACTTCTGCAGCGTGTTGCCGGATCCGCCCGAAGAGGAGCGCGACAGTCCCAATTTTCCGGAGGCGCAGCACGAGCGGGTGCGACGTCACTGCGTCCACTTCCTCAACAAGGACATTGTCCACCTGTGGCCCTGGGCCTGCCGGGTGCCAGGCGAGTTCCGGTGGGACCTGCTCATGGATCCCGGCGGGCAGCCGGATGCGACTCCGCTCGCGGAGGGCGAGGAGCGCTTTCGCTCGCAGTACTGGACGGCGAACGTAAGCCCCACGGATCGTTACACCCTCTCATTACCCGGGAGCCTGCGCTTCCGCGTTTCCCCGCTGGACAACACCTATGACAACCTCACCGTCGCGGGAGACTGGACGGACTGTGGCTTCAACGAAGGGTGTGTCGAGGCCGCCGTGATGTCGGGTCGCCTGGCGGCCCATGCGATCTCGGGGGCACCGCGCCTGGACGAGATCATCGGGTTCGATCACCCCTGA